From a single Alkalihalophilus pseudofirmus genomic region:
- a CDS encoding methyl-accepting chemotaxis protein gives MEQVKSIQAKVITLICTLLLITLGVVSTLTYFQVKQQVEDNVRVEGESLVQEKTDLISLYLENFASSLDRYSQDGRIIDMLEAAEEEQEAAWTIVNEDFQTFNSLNEHIAVTYIGSNEGEFFTEPFIDVGSDYDPRTRPWYTAAEENPAAVIWTEPYEDASTGEYVVTAAKAVTSGTTVLGVVSFDLYLENLTSIINASSPGYDGYFFLFDQSGIALVHPTLSGNQADHPVVSQLIQSSNDNGFMDYQSEGENRLLYYNTVSETGWRAGAVFSHENMMAGARDIRTTIIVIALAAILLSGGIAYIFSRRITKPIVALKKEVSRVANGDLTTTMNSTSKDEIGQLTNDFNVMVGSMRELVESIQASVEQVNDSAESLSAVSEETIASSEEVANAISEVASGSTQQAEDVDGAKDLTIELSNQIEKVDYHSDELVVLSKKATEENQKGSTQVALLQEKTKAFNTVIGNVESVVETLANRIKEVEQVINTINDISNQTNLLALNASIEAARAGDSGRGFAVVADEVRKLAEQTSQATEKVRHTIEGIEAETSKVVSEVHSTKTITAEQNTAVAATEQSFNEIEYVVGDIIQAIDLIKEEVRHMNERKDSVVASIENIAAISQQSAAAAEEVTASTEEQMRALATVSDSAEVLTDASELLTERMNRFKV, from the coding sequence GAAATCGATTCAAGCAAAAGTAATCACCCTCATCTGTACGCTGCTCTTAATTACGTTAGGTGTTGTTTCCACTTTAACGTATTTTCAAGTAAAACAACAGGTTGAGGACAATGTTCGAGTTGAAGGGGAGTCCCTTGTACAAGAAAAAACAGATCTCATCTCATTGTATTTAGAGAATTTCGCATCATCTCTTGACCGTTACAGTCAAGATGGACGCATTATAGACATGCTCGAAGCAGCCGAAGAAGAACAAGAAGCTGCGTGGACGATTGTTAACGAAGACTTTCAAACGTTCAATTCCCTAAATGAACACATCGCTGTTACATATATCGGTTCAAACGAAGGTGAATTTTTTACGGAACCGTTTATTGATGTAGGTTCAGATTATGACCCACGTACGCGTCCTTGGTATACAGCAGCAGAAGAAAATCCAGCAGCCGTCATTTGGACAGAGCCCTATGAAGACGCTAGTACGGGTGAATATGTAGTCACTGCAGCCAAAGCTGTAACATCTGGTACGACCGTGCTCGGAGTCGTATCATTTGATTTATATTTAGAAAACTTAACATCGATTATTAATGCTAGCAGCCCTGGGTACGACGGCTACTTTTTCTTATTTGACCAATCTGGCATTGCTCTTGTCCACCCTACACTAAGCGGGAATCAAGCAGATCATCCGGTTGTGTCCCAATTAATTCAATCATCTAATGATAACGGCTTTATGGATTATCAATCAGAAGGAGAAAACCGTCTTCTTTATTACAATACAGTTTCAGAAACAGGCTGGAGGGCAGGCGCTGTATTCTCACATGAAAATATGATGGCTGGCGCTCGAGATATCCGCACAACGATCATTGTAATCGCCCTTGCTGCTATTTTATTATCAGGCGGTATTGCTTATATTTTCTCAAGAAGAATCACTAAGCCAATCGTTGCGTTAAAGAAAGAAGTAAGTCGTGTAGCAAACGGTGACCTTACAACGACGATGAACAGCACATCTAAAGATGAAATCGGACAATTGACCAATGATTTTAATGTTATGGTAGGATCTATGCGTGAGTTGGTTGAATCCATTCAAGCTTCAGTTGAACAAGTAAATGATTCGGCAGAAAGCCTAAGTGCAGTTTCTGAGGAGACAATCGCTTCAAGTGAGGAAGTGGCAAACGCCATTAGCGAAGTGGCATCCGGCTCTACCCAGCAGGCGGAAGATGTAGATGGGGCAAAAGATTTAACGATCGAGCTGTCCAATCAAATTGAAAAAGTCGATTACCACTCGGATGAATTGGTCGTCTTATCTAAAAAAGCTACAGAAGAAAACCAAAAAGGCTCTACGCAAGTAGCTCTTCTGCAAGAGAAAACAAAAGCATTTAATACTGTGATTGGAAATGTAGAGAGTGTCGTGGAAACCCTTGCTAACCGCATCAAAGAAGTAGAGCAAGTAATTAATACAATTAACGATATCTCGAATCAAACGAACTTACTCGCTTTAAATGCAAGTATTGAAGCTGCTCGTGCTGGTGACAGTGGTCGAGGATTTGCTGTCGTCGCTGATGAGGTGCGAAAGCTCGCTGAGCAGACTTCTCAAGCCACTGAAAAAGTACGCCATACAATTGAAGGGATTGAAGCGGAAACGTCTAAAGTCGTTAGTGAAGTACATTCTACAAAGACTATCACAGCTGAACAAAATACAGCAGTGGCCGCAACAGAACAATCTTTTAATGAAATTGAATACGTTGTAGGCGATATTATCCAAGCGATTGACCTTATTAAAGAAGAAGTAAGACATATGAATGAACGTAAAGATTCTGTTGTCGCATCCATTGAAAACATTGCTGCTATTTCTCAGCAATCAGCAGCGGCAGCTGAAGAAGTTACAGCTTCTACAGAAGAACAAATGCGTGCCCTAGCTACCGTTTCTGACTCTGCTGAGGTGCTGACAGATGCAAGTGAACTTCTTACTGAGCGAATGAATCGTTTTAAAGTATAA